A stretch of the Chloroflexota bacterium genome encodes the following:
- a CDS encoding cysteine hydrolase family protein, whose product MKKRPSMPLQLSVRHIVHEPNPPHLPYREEHFGYVNLPVSIPTEQAALVLVDCWDQIIVESFQERAERICEQTIRPVLEACRSNGITVVHAPSPPVAEKFRRFWPEDAADEEAQVRLGRQDWPPEDFALRQGEWAHLQARRSGLHQELLDRIDHDRSIHPAVLPQTGDHVIATGDQLHRLCRERGILYLFYVGFATNICVPDRDYGMRAMRERGYALVLLRDATTGVEASDTYPLRAATSVMIHQFELRDVAGTITSEAFLGALGGA is encoded by the coding sequence ATGAAAAAGCGTCCATCGATGCCACTGCAACTCTCGGTGCGTCACATTGTTCACGAGCCGAACCCGCCGCATCTGCCGTATCGGGAGGAGCACTTCGGGTACGTGAATCTCCCTGTGAGCATTCCGACAGAGCAGGCGGCGTTGGTGCTGGTGGACTGCTGGGACCAAATCATCGTGGAGAGCTTTCAGGAACGTGCTGAGCGCATTTGCGAGCAAACGATTAGGCCGGTGCTGGAAGCGTGCCGGTCGAACGGCATTACGGTTGTCCATGCCCCGTCGCCGCCGGTGGCTGAGAAGTTCCGCCGGTTTTGGCCGGAGGACGCGGCGGACGAGGAAGCGCAGGTGAGATTGGGCAGGCAGGACTGGCCGCCGGAAGACTTCGCACTACGTCAAGGTGAATGGGCGCACTTGCAGGCCCGGCGCAGCGGCCTGCACCAGGAACTGCTCGACCGCATCGATCATGACCGTTCCATTCATCCGGCGGTGTTGCCGCAGACGGGCGACCACGTAATCGCCACCGGCGACCAGCTCCACCGGCTTTGCCGCGAGCGCGGCATTCTTTACCTCTTCTACGTTGGCTTTGCTACCAACATCTGTGTGCCGGACCGGGACTACGGCATGCGCGCTATGCGCGAGCGCGGCTACGCCCTGGTGCTGCTGCGTGACGCCACCACCGGCGTCGAGGCAAGCGACACGTATCCACTCCGTGCGGCCACCAGCGTGATGATCCACCAGTTCGAACTGCGCGACGTGGCGGGGACGATTACGTCGGAGGCCTTCCTTGGTGCTTTGGGTGGGGCCTGA
- a CDS encoding AAC(3) family N-acetyltransferase codes for MASRESAERAARRIKASVEPEAAAGGYMDHEPGDPLVRVTRHEIADALRAAGLSAGETVLFHSSLSSMGTVVGGADAVIDGFLDAVGPAGTVAAPTLSSWRELHEKRRVWDLWSIADTPTYCGLIPETFRRRSKAQRSNHYTHSVSAIGPRAEELTADHGRSGLRESPWGPGAFAVQSPWQRFYDWNVFYCLIGVNCQRLTMVHFVETHLVHRALARAAPDRRKALLAQVRGWTSNGIWAGIGTDKRLVAEEIFAEKGLLEYGAIGSARLRYMHIQPVVDAWIALAEADPAYWCSEDFVRWLERTGS; via the coding sequence GTGGCATCACGTGAAAGCGCGGAGCGCGCCGCCCGACGGATTAAGGCCAGCGTGGAGCCGGAAGCTGCCGCCGGCGGCTATATGGACCATGAACCGGGCGATCCCTTAGTCCGCGTGACGCGGCACGAGATCGCAGACGCCCTGCGTGCAGCGGGCCTGAGCGCGGGCGAGACTGTTCTGTTCCATAGCTCTCTGAGCAGTATGGGCACCGTGGTCGGCGGCGCGGATGCGGTCATAGACGGCTTCCTGGACGCGGTGGGGCCCGCTGGCACCGTCGCTGCGCCGACATTGAGTTCATGGCGAGAACTGCATGAGAAGCGCCGAGTCTGGGATCTGTGGAGCATCGCGGATACGCCCACCTATTGCGGACTGATTCCGGAAACTTTCCGGAGACGTTCGAAAGCCCAACGCAGCAACCACTATACCCACTCGGTAAGCGCGATCGGCCCGCGGGCTGAGGAGCTCACCGCAGACCACGGCCGGTCCGGTCTGCGCGAGAGTCCCTGGGGCCCCGGCGCATTCGCCGTGCAGAGTCCCTGGCAGCGGTTCTACGATTGGAATGTCTTCTACTGCCTCATCGGCGTGAACTGCCAACGCCTCACCATGGTGCACTTTGTCGAGACGCATCTCGTCCACCGGGCGCTGGCGCGCGCCGCTCCTGACCGCCGCAAGGCGTTGCTCGCCCAGGTGCGCGGCTGGACAAGCAACGGCATCTGGGCCGGTATTGGCACCGACAAACGCCTGGTCGCGGAAGAGATCTTCGCGGAGAAGGGACTGTTAGAGTACGGGGCAATTGGGTCCGCGCGCTTGCGCTACATGCACATTCAGCCGGTCGTGGATGCCTGGATCGCCCTGGCGGAAGCAGACCCGGCCTACTGGTGCTCGGAGGATTTTGTGCGCTGGCTGGAACGCACCGGATCCTAA
- a CDS encoding aldo/keto reductase: protein MEYRNLGRAGVKVSPLWLGTAYFNTRINEEAATELIHAALDAGINVIDTANAYSEPRGYAETIVGRAIKDRRDKVVLATKVFHPMGDGPNDRGSSRYHIMEQVHASLRRLDTDRIDLYQLHRPDPEVPIEETLRTLEDLRRQGKILYFGTSKFAGWQLCEALWTSDRLGLAPTVSEQPEYSLVNRSIEAEVLPVTRKYGLGVVPYSPLGGGWLTGKYRRGDSAPADSRFAGRGMDFAGDTYAPTFDALEHLEELAAGKSITLSQLALAWLLAQPGVTAPIIGPRTPHQLQDNLGALEVTLSDGELAAVDDIVPAASVLPG, encoded by the coding sequence ATGGAATATCGCAATCTGGGTCGTGCCGGTGTGAAGGTCTCGCCGCTTTGGTTGGGGACCGCCTATTTCAACACGCGCATTAATGAGGAGGCCGCGACCGAACTCATTCATGCCGCGCTCGATGCCGGCATCAACGTGATAGACACGGCAAATGCCTACTCGGAACCCCGCGGCTACGCTGAGACTATCGTGGGTCGCGCGATTAAAGACCGCCGGGACAAGGTGGTGCTGGCCACAAAGGTCTTTCACCCCATGGGAGACGGCCCCAATGACCGCGGCTCCAGCCGCTACCACATCATGGAGCAGGTGCATGCCAGCCTGCGGCGGTTGGATACCGACCGTATCGACCTCTACCAACTGCACCGCCCCGATCCTGAAGTGCCGATCGAGGAAACCCTCCGCACTCTGGAAGACCTGCGGCGCCAGGGCAAGATCCTCTACTTCGGCACTTCGAAGTTTGCCGGCTGGCAGCTCTGCGAGGCCCTCTGGACCTCCGATAGGCTCGGCCTTGCCCCTACCGTCTCCGAGCAACCTGAATACAGCCTGGTAAATCGTTCCATTGAGGCGGAAGTGCTGCCGGTGACGCGCAAGTACGGCCTCGGCGTCGTGCCGTACAGCCCATTGGGGGGCGGCTGGCTCACCGGCAAGTACCGGCGCGGCGATAGTGCGCCCGCCGACTCGCGGTTCGCTGGACGCGGCATGGATTTCGCAGGCGATACCTACGCGCCGACCTTCGACGCGCTCGAGCATCTGGAGGAGCTGGCCGCTGGCAAGAGCATCACGCTGAGCCAGTTGGCCCTTGCCTGGCTCTTGGCGCAACCCGGAGTTACCGCGCCCATCATCGGGCCGCGTACCCCGCATCAACTGCAGGACAACCTGGGCGCTCTTGAGGTCACGCTGTCGGATGGTGAGCTCGCCGCTGTCGACGATATTGTGCCGGCGGCGTCCGTCCTCCCAGGATGA
- a CDS encoding extracellular solute-binding protein, which translates to MASLSRRHFLGTAALTGAGALLAACGAQAGTGAMEEAAAPEGDGDSGEMMMEKSPVVFWYTGFDPWNFDREEVPMQLRAEFDETTNYTLVPLVRGNGGFNDLPTVVAAGVAPDNSKTQSYIQPQWGLIELVRPLDAYIAASANVPIDDLWPGKYEAMQWAGKTYGISYSIDARIIYLNVDHSLEAGLDPESPPATREEMDEALLKVHKVEGDNIARLGWDPFRGSGGIHTWMVGYWQQGGEMLSPDRTKIQVNNDQAINTVTWLKKVLDGQGGYDKVREFHGTFENRLQEYGSGGNTYMYLTNATRVSLAPYAEGLNYDFGPYPALDSSTALPATYSGDWAFCLPNGSSNPDGGFAWADFMYGADVNLRWSLAMDRIPVRESVAQSAEYIGDDKLRKLAIDEMVGARFVVSVPGAGDILPITSRNLQAIMRNEVTVAEGMRNFEEQAQTAMDEFIAEFGG; encoded by the coding sequence ATGGCATCATTGTCCAGACGACATTTTCTTGGTACCGCTGCTCTGACAGGCGCGGGCGCACTGCTCGCCGCGTGCGGCGCGCAAGCAGGCACCGGGGCCATGGAGGAAGCAGCCGCGCCTGAGGGCGATGGCGATTCCGGCGAAATGATGATGGAGAAGTCGCCGGTCGTATTCTGGTATACCGGCTTTGATCCATGGAACTTCGATCGCGAAGAAGTCCCCATGCAGCTCCGCGCAGAATTCGACGAGACCACCAACTACACGCTCGTACCGCTCGTGCGCGGCAACGGCGGTTTCAATGATCTTCCCACCGTGGTGGCAGCCGGTGTCGCGCCGGACAACTCCAAGACCCAGTCCTACATCCAACCCCAGTGGGGTCTGATTGAGCTCGTGCGGCCGCTCGATGCCTACATCGCTGCTTCCGCCAACGTGCCGATTGACGACCTCTGGCCGGGAAAATACGAGGCCATGCAGTGGGCGGGTAAGACGTACGGCATCAGCTATAGCATCGACGCCCGCATCATCTATCTGAACGTGGACCACTCGCTGGAAGCCGGTCTCGATCCCGAGTCTCCGCCGGCCACCCGGGAAGAGATGGACGAGGCGCTGCTGAAAGTGCACAAGGTCGAGGGCGACAACATCGCCCGTCTCGGCTGGGACCCGTTCCGCGGCTCCGGCGGCATCCACACCTGGATGGTGGGCTACTGGCAGCAGGGCGGCGAGATGCTCAGCCCGGACCGGACGAAGATCCAGGTCAACAATGATCAGGCAATCAACACCGTGACCTGGCTCAAGAAAGTCCTTGACGGCCAGGGCGGCTACGATAAGGTCCGCGAGTTCCACGGCACGTTTGAGAACCGCTTGCAGGAGTACGGCAGCGGCGGCAACACCTACATGTATCTGACCAATGCTACTCGTGTCTCTCTTGCGCCCTACGCGGAAGGCCTCAACTACGACTTTGGGCCATATCCGGCGCTGGATTCCAGCACCGCCCTGCCGGCCACCTACTCCGGCGACTGGGCCTTCTGCCTGCCCAACGGCAGCAGCAATCCCGACGGCGGCTTTGCCTGGGCCGACTTCATGTATGGCGCCGACGTGAACCTGCGTTGGTCGCTGGCCATGGACCGCATTCCGGTGCGCGAGAGCGTTGCCCAGAGTGCCGAGTACATCGGCGACGACAAGCTCCGCAAGCTCGCCATCGATGAGATGGTTGGCGCGCGCTTTGTCGTGAGTGTGCCTGGCGCAGGCGACATCCTCCCGATCACGAGCAGAAACTTGCAGGCGATCATGCGTAATGAGGTCACGGTTGCCGAAGGTATGCGCAACTTCGAGGAGCAAGCCCAGACGGCGATGGACGAATTCATCGCAGAGTTTGGTGGCTAG